The Armatimonadota bacterium genome contains a region encoding:
- a CDS encoding vanadium-dependent haloperoxidase — MSNSNFSKYSRRDALRMMAAPFALTMIGCGGSSLSSNPVTRSVSYRWTSTLLDAISNGTLGPPMTARAIGMVATAAYDAWSAYDAVAVGTRLGGTLRRPLAEHTRVNKEQAISFAVYRVLVDLYPAQVARFNTMMADLGYNPANTTTNIATPEGIGNVVAAELLAFRHIDGSNQLAGYADTTGYVPVNTPDTVVDPSKWQQLRFANGNSPAYIAPHWGNVVPFALTSPSALRPPPPPTFGSPTHRDQAQAVVDLTAGLDDTKKVIAEYWADGPRSVLPPGHWQVFGQYVSARDAHTLDEDVKMFFMLGNAVFDAGVACWDCKRFFNSSRPITVIRDYYAGQTIRSYVNPTVGFADVDGSQWLPYQSPNFITPPFPEYTSGHSTFSAAAAEILKRFTGSDFFGHSVTVAAHSLAFEPTLPASPVTLSWGTFSDAADQAGSSRLYGGIHFRAGDLEGRNCGRQVGEQVYNTCMAYINGTATASRV, encoded by the coding sequence ATGAGCAATAGTAATTTCTCCAAATACTCACGGCGCGACGCGCTCCGAATGATGGCTGCGCCGTTCGCGCTGACGATGATCGGTTGCGGAGGCAGTTCGTTGAGCAGCAACCCGGTAACGCGAAGCGTTTCCTACCGTTGGACTTCCACCTTGCTCGATGCGATTTCGAACGGCACACTGGGCCCGCCAATGACTGCCCGCGCGATTGGAATGGTCGCCACGGCAGCGTATGACGCTTGGAGCGCCTATGATGCCGTCGCTGTGGGTACAAGGCTGGGTGGCACCCTGCGACGTCCGCTCGCGGAGCACACGAGAGTCAATAAGGAACAAGCGATTAGTTTTGCGGTGTACCGCGTTCTGGTTGACCTGTATCCCGCCCAGGTTGCCCGGTTCAATACGATGATGGCGGACCTTGGCTATAACCCAGCGAATACCACCACCAACATTGCCACGCCAGAAGGAATCGGTAATGTCGTTGCCGCGGAGCTTTTGGCGTTCCGGCACATCGACGGTTCAAATCAGCTGGCAGGCTATGCAGACACAACTGGGTACGTTCCAGTCAATACTCCTGACACGGTTGTCGACCCGAGCAAATGGCAGCAGCTTCGATTTGCGAATGGCAACTCACCCGCTTACATTGCACCGCACTGGGGCAATGTGGTGCCGTTTGCTCTCACTTCTCCTTCGGCCCTGCGGCCGCCACCACCGCCAACCTTTGGTTCTCCGACTCACCGAGATCAGGCACAAGCTGTCGTTGATCTGACCGCTGGCCTAGACGACACCAAGAAGGTGATCGCCGAATATTGGGCAGATGGACCGCGCTCGGTGCTTCCTCCAGGGCACTGGCAGGTATTCGGCCAATATGTTTCGGCTCGGGACGCACACACGCTCGACGAAGACGTAAAGATGTTCTTCATGCTCGGTAACGCCGTGTTTGACGCTGGCGTTGCCTGCTGGGATTGCAAGCGCTTCTTCAATTCCTCGCGCCCGATTACAGTTATCCGAGACTACTATGCTGGTCAAACGATCCGCAGCTATGTGAATCCAACGGTAGGTTTTGCCGATGTTGATGGCTCACAGTGGCTGCCGTACCAGTCGCCGAACTTCATCACACCGCCATTCCCTGAATACACCAGCGGACATAGTACTTTCAGTGCTGCCGCAGCGGAGATTCTCAAGCGGTTCACGGGAAGTGACTTCTTTGGCCACTCGGTCACAGTGGCGGCGCACTCGTTGGCTTTTGAACCGACGTTGCCAGCGTCGCCAGTGACGCTCTCTTGGGGCACGTTCTCGGATGCCGCGGACCAAGCCGGAAGCAGCCGGTTGTACGGTGGAATCCACTTCCGAGCCGGAGACCTCGAAGGCCGAAATTGCGGTCGCCAGGTCGGCGAACAGGTCTACAACACCTGCATGGCGTATATCAACGGAACTGCAACGGCATCCAGGGTCTAA
- a CDS encoding polyphosphate kinase 2 family protein encodes MSLLAHRFDGSKPFRIDKIEPNDSRGLEKEDAESKLEPICEELSELADLLFYAGKHPLLIVLQGMDTSGKDGTIRFLLQHMNAQSIDIVSFKVPTPDELAHDFLWRCHQNTPGRGEITIFNRSHYEDVLVVRVHDLVPEAKWRSRYGKIVNFEDQLSDNETIIVKIFLHISKDEQEQRLIEREQETEKSWKLSVGDWKERQNWDAYQSAYEDAINETATKDSAWHVIPADKKWFRNLAVAEAIVEALRPYKSGWMDSLKAVGEKAKVELDAYRATLPNK; translated from the coding sequence ATGAGTCTTCTTGCGCATCGCTTCGACGGGAGTAAACCGTTTCGAATTGACAAAATCGAACCCAATGATTCGCGAGGATTAGAAAAGGAAGACGCCGAATCGAAGCTAGAACCGATTTGCGAAGAACTTTCCGAGCTTGCGGATTTGCTCTTTTACGCTGGGAAGCATCCTTTGCTCATCGTGTTGCAAGGCATGGATACGAGCGGAAAAGACGGCACGATTCGGTTTCTGCTTCAGCACATGAACGCTCAAAGCATCGACATTGTCAGCTTCAAGGTGCCTACCCCGGACGAACTTGCCCACGACTTCCTTTGGAGGTGCCACCAAAACACGCCAGGCAGAGGAGAGATCACGATCTTCAATCGATCGCACTATGAAGACGTTCTGGTGGTTCGGGTTCACGACCTCGTTCCAGAAGCCAAATGGCGGTCACGGTATGGGAAGATTGTCAACTTCGAGGACCAACTCTCTGATAACGAGACCATCATCGTCAAGATTTTTCTTCACATCAGCAAGGATGAGCAAGAACAGCGGCTGATCGAACGTGAACAAGAAACAGAAAAGTCTTGGAAACTGAGTGTGGGAGATTGGAAGGAGCGGCAGAATTGGGACGCCTATCAATCCGCCTATGAGGATGCGATCAACGAAACCGCGACGAAGGACTCGGCCTGGCATGTGATCCCTGCCGATAAGAAGTGGTTTAGAAATTTGGCCGTCGCCGAGGCAATTGTTGAGGCGCTCCGTCCTTACAAGAGCGGCTGGATGGATTCGCTCAAAGCAGTCGGCGAAAAAGCTAAAGTTGAGCTTGACGCCTACCGAGCCACCTTGCCAAACAAATAA
- a CDS encoding HD domain-containing protein codes for MRADSRAITNLIDSVPALTAIRDSLTDTSFERKVFLVGGAVRDAVMGRPPSSDLDFVHEGDVGELVEFLYRSLKLTKTPAIFERFGTAMLTIRDVQCEFVNARKESYHPDSRKPDVRQGTLRDDALRRDFTVNALMADLWSSEVVDVLETSLSDLDSKILRTPLDPGVTISDDPLRMLRAVRFKHKLGFELDRQVIQAIKDHSGRMEIVSPERIQLELDMILLGPNRSVAMQDLMDLGLLDVLIPEFRDLVGVEQGHFHHKDVWGHTLEVLDYAPLGDLELAWACLLHDIAKPKTKTIEPDGRIRFFGHESVGAEMAGTILRRLRYSNDQIQTVKRLVRNHMRVSRIEDLKKPGLRRILRDMDGVLEPFLELLDADSKAHHPDMPKQDIARLRAKLNSVKKETPVETLKSPLSGFEIISEFDLQPGERIKAIKAHLEQLVIDGELNSDDKPGAILAARKFLNR; via the coding sequence ATGCGCGCCGATTCGAGGGCAATCACCAACCTGATTGACAGTGTTCCGGCGCTTACTGCAATCCGGGACTCGCTCACTGATACTTCGTTTGAACGAAAGGTTTTCTTGGTAGGTGGCGCAGTGCGGGATGCCGTTATGGGCAGGCCTCCAAGTTCCGATTTGGATTTTGTTCACGAAGGTGATGTGGGCGAACTTGTTGAATTTCTTTATCGAAGCCTCAAACTCACAAAGACACCAGCCATTTTTGAGCGATTTGGCACGGCGATGCTCACGATTCGAGATGTCCAGTGCGAGTTTGTGAACGCCCGCAAAGAGAGTTATCATCCCGACTCGCGCAAGCCGGATGTTCGGCAGGGAACTCTGCGTGATGACGCACTGAGGCGAGATTTCACTGTCAACGCGCTGATGGCCGACCTTTGGTCCTCGGAAGTTGTCGACGTCCTGGAGACGAGCTTGAGCGATCTGGATTCCAAGATTCTGCGTACGCCGCTTGATCCTGGTGTGACGATTAGCGATGACCCTTTGCGCATGTTACGCGCGGTGCGGTTCAAGCACAAGTTGGGATTTGAACTTGATCGCCAGGTTATCCAGGCAATCAAAGACCATTCCGGCCGAATGGAGATAGTGAGTCCGGAACGGATTCAATTGGAGCTAGATATGATTCTGCTCGGCCCAAACCGGTCTGTGGCGATGCAGGACCTGATGGATCTTGGGCTCCTCGACGTCCTCATCCCGGAATTTCGCGACTTAGTCGGCGTTGAGCAAGGACACTTTCATCACAAAGATGTTTGGGGGCACACTCTCGAGGTTTTGGATTACGCTCCACTCGGCGATTTGGAATTGGCATGGGCGTGCCTGCTGCACGATATCGCAAAGCCAAAAACAAAGACCATCGAGCCCGATGGGCGAATTCGATTCTTTGGCCACGAGTCCGTTGGGGCCGAAATGGCGGGCACCATCCTTAGGAGACTTCGGTATTCGAACGACCAGATTCAGACTGTGAAGCGGCTCGTCCGAAATCACATGCGCGTATCGAGAATAGAGGATCTTAAAAAGCCAGGATTGAGGCGAATCCTCCGCGATATGGACGGCGTGCTCGAACCATTCCTAGAACTTCTCGATGCTGACTCCAAGGCACACCACCCGGACATGCCTAAGCAAGATATTGCCAGGTTGCGCGCAAAGCTAAATTCTGTTAAGAAGGAAACTCCTGTCGAGACCCTCAAAAGTCCTTTGTCGGGATTTGAAATCATCTCTGAATTTGATCTCCAACCCGGTGAGCGGATCAAGGCGATCAAGGCGCATCTTGAGCAATTGGTGATCGACGGCGAACTCAATTCTGACGATAAGCCGGGGGCGATCCTCGCCGCGCGCAAGTTCTTGAATCGTTGA
- a CDS encoding AI-2E family transporter has protein sequence MQTSQTPNLAQYGKLVWYLVLAIVVGSIVVVLAPFATSLAWATVMSVLTYPLYSKLRGKFAETPSALLTMLSTFLLVGVPVALVGLLVFVQFKGVIDNFEKNPDGSRQSLSIDLVAKEFDKNIAPMVQSISPGFSATKYVQDDQNRRNITEKISGPVTRTATNLVVNTVLVVIAFLTMFFMLKDGHKLRGPFAELMPLPKEVTNHILDRVIKTLHAVFMGVILVAFVQGIVATGLYVVVGVEPWLMWGAATMILCAVPLLGAPVIYVPWALILFSQGKIWQGTTLLIIGFGIVSNIDNFLRPKYIGERVGLSYLPIFYSLLGGVLVMGPIGLFAGPVLLTVALELAQYLRGLRQQAADVPVPHA, from the coding sequence ATGCAAACGTCGCAAACTCCGAATCTGGCGCAATACGGCAAACTCGTTTGGTATCTCGTACTTGCGATCGTTGTGGGTTCGATTGTGGTGGTGTTGGCCCCGTTTGCGACAAGCTTGGCATGGGCGACGGTGATGAGCGTGCTGACTTATCCCCTCTATTCCAAGTTGCGAGGAAAATTCGCCGAAACCCCCAGCGCGCTTCTGACCATGCTTTCGACGTTCTTGTTAGTCGGCGTGCCAGTGGCTTTGGTTGGACTGCTCGTTTTTGTCCAGTTCAAAGGTGTGATTGACAACTTCGAAAAGAACCCTGATGGGTCACGTCAGTCCCTCTCAATTGATCTCGTGGCAAAGGAATTCGATAAGAACATCGCACCCATGGTTCAGAGTATCAGTCCGGGATTTAGTGCTACGAAGTACGTCCAGGACGATCAAAATCGGCGGAACATCACTGAGAAGATCAGCGGCCCAGTCACTCGTACTGCGACCAATTTGGTTGTGAACACAGTTCTGGTGGTCATCGCCTTCCTCACGATGTTCTTCATGCTTAAGGATGGTCACAAGTTGCGGGGCCCGTTTGCTGAGCTCATGCCTTTGCCGAAAGAAGTGACCAACCACATCCTTGACCGCGTGATCAAGACGCTCCATGCGGTGTTTATGGGAGTGATTTTGGTCGCGTTTGTGCAGGGCATTGTTGCCACTGGGCTCTATGTCGTTGTAGGCGTCGAACCGTGGCTAATGTGGGGCGCTGCCACGATGATTTTGTGTGCGGTTCCACTGTTGGGCGCACCAGTGATTTACGTTCCTTGGGCGTTGATCTTATTCTCCCAGGGCAAGATCTGGCAAGGCACAACGTTGCTCATCATCGGATTCGGAATCGTCTCCAACATCGACAATTTCCTTCGGCCAAAATACATCGGCGAGCGGGTGGGCCTCAGCTATTTGCCAATTTTCTATTCGCTTCTCGGCGGAGTTCTGGTGATGGGACCGATCGGATTGTTCGCCGGGCCAGTGCTGCTCACGGTAGCCTTGGAGTTGGCGCAATACCTTCGGGGTTTACGCCAACAAGCTGCTGACGTGCCTGTTCCGCACGCCTAA
- the prmC gene encoding peptide chain release factor N(5)-glutamine methyltransferase — translation MDSCGIESPALEASLLAAYALNVERTWVLSHPEATIDNGNLNLLLSRRCMREPLAYILGQKEFYGRTFAVRPGVLIPRPDSETLITAALELIATGAKVWDLCCGSGCLGITIKLERPTTHVSLSDLSPIAIEVSQSNAKNLGAEVEVELADGLVALGNQRFDLIVSNPPYVEIGAELQPEVGEFEPPEALFAGEDGLDFYKKIAAEFEGRLAPDGWLLLELGAGQSDAVSSLFSGFTQHEWRDLSGQIRVLGVRNRHVSSLLA, via the coding sequence TTGGATTCATGTGGAATCGAATCCCCAGCCCTTGAGGCATCGCTTTTGGCGGCTTACGCGCTGAATGTCGAGCGCACCTGGGTTCTTTCTCATCCTGAGGCAACAATTGATAATGGGAATCTCAACCTGCTCTTGAGCCGAAGATGTATGCGAGAACCACTGGCATACATCCTTGGCCAAAAGGAGTTCTATGGCAGGACATTCGCGGTTCGACCAGGAGTTTTGATTCCTCGTCCAGATTCAGAAACGCTGATCACCGCTGCCTTGGAACTCATCGCTACTGGTGCCAAAGTTTGGGACCTTTGTTGCGGATCCGGGTGCTTGGGGATCACGATTAAGTTAGAGCGTCCTACCACCCATGTGTCCCTTTCGGACTTGTCACCCATTGCCATTGAAGTATCGCAGTCGAACGCGAAGAACTTGGGAGCGGAGGTCGAGGTTGAACTGGCGGATGGCCTGGTGGCTTTAGGAAACCAGCGGTTCGACCTGATAGTATCGAATCCACCTTATGTAGAGATTGGCGCCGAGTTACAACCCGAGGTCGGCGAGTTTGAGCCGCCAGAAGCGCTCTTTGCAGGTGAAGATGGGCTTGACTTCTATAAGAAAATTGCCGCTGAATTCGAAGGTCGTCTGGCACCTGACGGATGGCTGTTGCTCGAACTTGGCGCAGGTCAATCCGACGCTGTGAGCAGTTTGTTCAGCGGTTTCACCCAACACGAATGGCGCGATCTCAGCGGGCAGATTCGAGTCTTAGGCGTGCGGAACAGGCACGTCAGCAGCTTGTTGGCGTAA
- the hflX gene encoding GTPase HflX: MSQTVPNPWEIRESAFLVYVNSIADEDLYVEEELEGLCEAAHITPIGSMRQRIDKPWKAAYIGSGKLEELKAYVLDANADVVIFDCELTGIQNRNISDALQRKVVDRTQLILDIFARRARTREGHLQVELAQLSYLLPRLMSVYTKFERQRGGIGMRGPGETKLESDRRMVNDRIAKLKDEIEDVKKHRAQQRAARKKHPYPSASIAGYTSAGKSTLMNLLSGTDVLADAMPFATLDPTTRKLELHGGYCLYLTDTVGFIRNLPTNLVAAFRATLEEVAQSDFILHVIDVSHPQWETQEEAVLHTLGVLDAADKPMLTVYNKIDRVEDKAMLRELVARTPNSVAISAITHEGMEDLHRHLRQMVEKFLGRVKAVLPYDKASLVEECYRFGRVLNVDYQDDGIHIEAELVEEMRQILAKYVVP, translated from the coding sequence ATGTCTCAAACTGTTCCTAACCCGTGGGAGATACGGGAATCTGCCTTCCTCGTCTACGTCAATTCGATCGCAGACGAGGATCTTTATGTTGAAGAAGAGCTCGAAGGGCTCTGTGAAGCGGCGCACATCACTCCAATCGGGTCGATGCGCCAGCGGATCGACAAACCGTGGAAAGCTGCCTACATCGGGAGCGGCAAGCTCGAAGAGCTGAAAGCATATGTCCTCGATGCAAACGCTGACGTCGTGATCTTCGATTGCGAACTCACCGGTATTCAAAATCGCAATATCTCGGATGCATTACAGCGTAAGGTCGTCGACCGGACGCAGCTGATCCTGGATATCTTTGCAAGACGCGCCCGAACTCGCGAAGGCCATCTACAGGTCGAACTGGCTCAGCTCAGCTACCTCCTGCCTCGCTTGATGTCTGTCTACACCAAGTTCGAGCGACAGCGCGGCGGTATTGGAATGCGCGGTCCAGGTGAAACCAAACTGGAGTCCGACCGCCGTATGGTCAATGACCGCATCGCAAAGCTGAAGGATGAAATCGAGGATGTCAAAAAGCACCGTGCGCAGCAACGCGCCGCTCGCAAGAAGCACCCTTACCCATCAGCCAGCATTGCCGGATACACCAGCGCTGGGAAATCGACGCTGATGAACCTGCTCAGCGGAACTGACGTTCTGGCAGACGCGATGCCATTCGCGACGTTGGACCCGACCACTAGAAAGTTAGAATTACACGGGGGATACTGCCTGTACCTCACCGATACGGTCGGATTTATCCGCAATTTGCCGACGAATTTGGTGGCGGCGTTTCGCGCGACGCTGGAAGAAGTTGCTCAGTCCGACTTCATATTGCACGTGATTGACGTGAGCCACCCGCAATGGGAGACGCAAGAAGAAGCGGTGTTGCATACGCTGGGCGTGCTCGATGCTGCGGATAAGCCGATGTTGACGGTGTACAACAAAATCGATCGGGTCGAGGATAAAGCGATGCTGAGGGAATTGGTCGCGCGCACCCCGAATTCGGTCGCAATTTCGGCGATCACCCATGAAGGGATGGAAGACCTCCACCGACACCTCCGTCAGATGGTCGAGAAGTTCCTGGGGCGCGTGAAAGCCGTTCTTCCCTATGACAAGGCGAGCCTTGTCGAAGAGTGCTACCGTTTTGGACGCGTGTTAAACGTCGACTACCAAGATGATGGAATCCATATCGAAGCAGAGCTGGTGGAAGAAATGCGCCAAATTCTCGCGAAATACGTGGTGCCGTGA
- a CDS encoding tetratricopeptide repeat protein, producing MAVESALKLIGQEKLADAEQVLEQALSELGDHPELHEQLVRIELLSQRELQAVSRLEKCVDTTSFAKSGQALCDHFFLRAKLASKLGVVHDAQGEAATSQLAKLGFDTPTSGIGIGITACLIVKNEEKFIRNCLVSIQSIVDEIVVVDTGSTDRTVEIAKEFGAVIGEFEWINDFAAARNKSLEMATQSWLLWIDADEVLDAAGHHMIREAVIRPQFGGYQIQIVNYLADTGAKELFVHMPVRLFRNLPEIRFEGKIHEQIASKFPELGLSSAHLPGVLLHHHGYRPELMKERDKINRTMNMILAELEQNPDDVFQLFNLAMTYSVALESQKCVDVCAKAAGLLEPGCSIGYNIYQLWMSHLSRLGRFTEVQSILKKCVDQGFDCILARYESAYAAVNAGDLELAKEQIEIALDQDWPPRLAGDYGVHSYKKHLLHSRIMLQLGEPEVALNSAENALKNDANLDEALGIKAAALGKLGRSDESLEILEVLIEKPAQKADALLAACTVSREAGQLDRSLQYAKARWDSGICDEAGFLQWVTTAEALCNSNEIVEAYQAYSSKFEANSAQMVNWGRAFAETNQPDQAIVCFTEAFKLDPTNANALFNTGDIQYQSGHFLDAAHCYEQALRVEPLNAQGWFVLGNSLFQVGAVDGAKTAYQQCLQIDPNHAQAAHNLALLDEVQRSA from the coding sequence TTGGCAGTAGAATCGGCGCTCAAGCTGATCGGTCAAGAAAAGTTGGCCGATGCCGAGCAAGTGCTCGAACAAGCGCTCTCCGAGCTAGGAGACCATCCTGAACTGCATGAGCAGTTAGTTCGAATCGAACTCCTCTCCCAGCGAGAATTGCAAGCCGTCTCCCGGCTTGAAAAGTGTGTCGATACCACGAGCTTTGCCAAATCGGGACAAGCACTTTGTGATCATTTTTTCTTGCGGGCAAAACTGGCCAGCAAACTCGGCGTTGTTCACGACGCCCAAGGCGAAGCGGCTACCTCGCAACTCGCCAAACTAGGATTTGACACCCCCACTTCCGGAATTGGGATCGGAATCACCGCATGCCTCATCGTCAAGAATGAGGAGAAATTCATTCGAAATTGTCTGGTAAGCATCCAGTCGATCGTCGATGAAATCGTGGTCGTCGACACCGGAAGCACGGATCGCACTGTTGAAATCGCTAAAGAGTTTGGCGCGGTCATCGGTGAATTCGAATGGATCAACGATTTCGCGGCGGCCCGAAACAAATCGCTAGAGATGGCGACCCAATCGTGGCTGCTGTGGATTGACGCGGATGAGGTTCTCGATGCCGCTGGTCATCACATGATCCGCGAGGCAGTGATTCGGCCTCAGTTCGGCGGATACCAAATTCAGATTGTCAACTATCTTGCCGACACTGGCGCAAAGGAACTGTTTGTTCACATGCCTGTACGGCTCTTTCGAAATCTGCCCGAGATCCGGTTCGAAGGCAAGATTCACGAGCAGATTGCCAGCAAGTTTCCAGAACTCGGACTCTCATCGGCGCACTTGCCAGGAGTTTTGCTCCATCACCACGGCTACCGACCAGAATTGATGAAAGAGCGCGACAAGATCAATCGCACGATGAACATGATCTTGGCGGAGCTTGAGCAGAATCCAGACGACGTTTTCCAGCTTTTTAATTTGGCGATGACCTATTCGGTCGCGCTCGAAAGCCAAAAGTGCGTTGATGTCTGCGCAAAGGCGGCAGGACTGCTCGAACCAGGCTGTTCCATCGGTTACAACATTTATCAGCTGTGGATGAGCCACCTTTCGAGGTTAGGCCGATTTACGGAAGTCCAATCGATTTTGAAGAAATGTGTCGATCAAGGATTCGACTGCATTTTGGCGAGATATGAGTCCGCATATGCTGCGGTGAACGCTGGCGATCTAGAACTCGCGAAGGAGCAGATCGAAATAGCTTTGGATCAAGATTGGCCACCACGATTGGCCGGGGATTACGGCGTCCATAGCTACAAGAAGCATCTTCTGCATTCGCGGATTATGTTGCAACTGGGCGAGCCTGAAGTTGCACTCAACTCCGCTGAAAACGCGCTGAAGAACGACGCAAATCTTGACGAAGCACTCGGCATCAAGGCTGCTGCTTTAGGCAAACTGGGCCGGTCGGACGAGTCGCTCGAGATTCTAGAAGTACTGATCGAAAAGCCAGCGCAAAAAGCAGATGCTTTGCTGGCGGCGTGCACTGTCTCCCGAGAGGCTGGTCAGCTTGACCGATCATTACAATACGCAAAGGCTCGATGGGATAGCGGAATTTGCGACGAAGCAGGATTCTTGCAGTGGGTCACCACCGCCGAGGCACTTTGCAACAGCAACGAAATCGTCGAAGCGTACCAAGCGTACTCGAGCAAGTTTGAGGCGAATTCAGCCCAAATGGTGAATTGGGGCCGCGCCTTTGCCGAAACCAATCAGCCCGATCAGGCGATCGTTTGCTTCACCGAGGCGTTCAAACTTGACCCAACCAACGCAAACGCGCTGTTCAATACCGGTGATATTCAGTATCAATCTGGGCACTTTCTTGACGCGGCGCACTGCTACGAGCAAGCACTAAGGGTTGAACCTCTGAATGCTCAAGGTTGGTTTGTGCTTGGAAACTCGCTCTTCCAGGTGGGTGCGGTGGACGGTGCGAAAACAGCCTATCAGCAATGTTTGCAAATCGATCCGAACCACGCTCAAGCCGCACATAATTTGGCATTGTTGGACGAAGTTCAACGCAGCGCATAA
- a CDS encoding MerR family transcriptional regulator has protein sequence MSTKKMRRNDQAVGISVASSITGVEVHTLRYWEKEFEEFLQPLRTEGGQRRFRPQDIQTIFLLKRLLREEMFSIAGARKSLREHFKRAA, from the coding sequence ATGTCGACGAAGAAAATGCGCCGAAACGATCAAGCTGTGGGGATCAGTGTAGCCAGCTCTATCACAGGAGTTGAAGTTCACACCCTACGCTATTGGGAAAAGGAGTTTGAAGAATTCCTCCAGCCCTTGCGCACCGAAGGTGGTCAGCGTCGATTTCGGCCTCAAGACATCCAAACAATTTTCCTACTGAAGCGACTTCTGCGCGAGGAAATGTTTAGCATCGCCGGTGCTCGAAAATCTCTACGCGAGCACTTTAAGCGAGCCGCCTAA
- a CDS encoding M42 family metallopeptidase codes for MARLDIDRDYLVKTLLDLLQTPSPTGSTDWAISMVEQELEMFGLHCARTNKGSLTALIPGIRDDRPRALTAHVDTLGAMVAQIKPSGRLRVTAIGGVMWPAVESEGVTVQTKSGRNIRGSVVLTNGAAHVNKDASTTARNADTLEIRLDERTNNAEETRLLGIEVGDFVVFDPRTEHNESSGFIRSRFLDDKACVACLLAALKALSEAGVTPFQRTTVAFSNFEEVGHGGNDGLPEDLAEYVVLDMAVVGDGQQGSEYRCSICVKDSSGPYSRRLTEKLRGIAERNAIDLVPDVYPHYGSDGSMYWRSGGTAEVALIGPGVDNSHAYERTHVEALVQTATLIAEYLIEE; via the coding sequence ATGGCCCGGCTCGATATTGACCGCGATTATCTCGTCAAGACTCTCCTTGACCTTTTGCAAACCCCCAGTCCTACCGGAAGCACCGATTGGGCCATCAGCATGGTGGAGCAAGAGTTGGAAATGTTCGGGCTGCATTGCGCGCGGACCAATAAAGGCTCGTTAACTGCCTTGATTCCTGGGATTCGGGATGATCGACCGCGAGCGTTGACGGCTCACGTCGATACACTCGGCGCGATGGTGGCACAAATCAAGCCGAGCGGCCGCCTCCGCGTTACTGCCATCGGCGGAGTCATGTGGCCCGCCGTCGAAAGCGAAGGAGTGACCGTTCAAACAAAGAGCGGTAGAAACATTCGTGGGTCAGTTGTTTTGACGAATGGCGCCGCTCACGTCAACAAAGATGCCTCCACGACAGCCCGAAACGCAGATACGCTGGAAATCCGGCTTGACGAACGCACGAACAACGCCGAAGAGACGCGGCTTTTAGGGATCGAGGTTGGAGACTTTGTAGTGTTCGACCCAAGAACTGAGCACAACGAATCTTCAGGATTTATTCGCAGCCGATTCCTCGATGACAAAGCGTGTGTGGCCTGCTTACTCGCGGCTCTCAAGGCTCTCAGTGAGGCTGGAGTGACGCCTTTCCAGCGAACGACCGTTGCGTTTAGCAATTTTGAAGAAGTTGGGCACGGTGGAAACGATGGCTTGCCGGAAGATCTTGCCGAATACGTTGTTCTGGACATGGCAGTCGTCGGTGATGGCCAGCAAGGGAGCGAATACCGGTGCTCGATTTGCGTGAAAGATTCGAGCGGCCCTTACAGCAGGCGTCTCACCGAAAAGCTCCGAGGAATCGCCGAGCGAAATGCGATCGACCTGGTGCCGGATGTTTACCCACATTACGGTTCGGACGGTTCGATGTATTGGCGCTCAGGTGGCACCGCAGAAGTTGCCTTGATCGGGCCTGGCGTCGACAACAGCCATGCTTACGAGCGCACCCATGTTGAGGCGTTGGTACAAACTGCCACGCTGATCGCTGAGTATTTAATCGAAGAATGA